From the genome of Tachypleus tridentatus isolate NWPU-2018 chromosome 6, ASM421037v1, whole genome shotgun sequence:
GtgatagcttccgaggcttagagtatacaaactgtagcttaccaataataatattcttctaCTGTCACTCGGCTAGCTGCTTTTATACGGCTTACGCGAGTTTCTCGAAGatttaataatgtttgaaaatgcTCTAgcccagtggttcccaaactttttcagcttgttacccaatttaacatgccacattaagcatgttacccctttcacaaaatgttttcaacattgatatatatggctaaattaaactagagatatattgcactttatttattacacttaatttatataatttatttacactgaattacacttttaattattgtatttgatcattgtgaatttctaatgaatattgccaaagatgtcaagaacatcagtgggatggatggagttgcatacttcaagctagtttaggaattcttggctttgtggttgaaagtgccagcctgacatcgtttgcaacattcaagccagtcctcttttttgttttcatccccaGCACGGTTGAGAACCCCTTTTCGCACAGATACGTTGTTGAGAATGATACCAACAACTTCAAGGCTCTCTTGGACAGAGTTGGCGAGTCAGCTAGTTGTGAAATCCAAAAGGAATCtgcattttggttttggaatttgactttcaaggcttcatttgctcgcattgtgatccactcctcctttgcagggaaatcatcatcatgaatggcctcatcaggtacagaaaagggatgaatgatccactgaagactggctgttttaaggtcactctctggaaagtagtgctgcatgcttgtttcaagccccttcaaatggtcgctcatctctttgttgatggtctgtaaaagtgatccagtatcataactattctcctcaacaaactggtctagggtgggaaactgagcgatcactcctttctccaagcgtcgaatccagagtctcagttttcccagatgcagtcacagtgtgatgggcatcaatgatagtcgtgttttggccctggagttgcagattatcactgttcagctccgcaaatatgtcagccaagtaacaaagtcgagcaagccactccttatcagtgaacttggtagcaaaaggagattcttcttgtttcagaaattcctgaagagccgttcggagctcaatgactcgacgtacaaccttgccttgtgacaaccagcgaacatcggtgtggt
Proteins encoded in this window:
- the LOC143253159 gene encoding protein FAM200B-like, producing MMGRNRELRGLIQAVNPEISVDHSIIHRYSLGSKSLPGNLKLVFEDVLKIVNFIKSRDVNSRIFRELCKEMGEQYQVLLYHTDVRWLSQGKVVRRVIELRTALQEFLKQEESPFATKFTDKEWLARLCYLADIFAELNSDNLQLQGQNTTIIDAHHTVTASGKTETLDSTLGERSDRSVSHPRPVC